Sequence from the Megalops cyprinoides isolate fMegCyp1 chromosome 9, fMegCyp1.pri, whole genome shotgun sequence genome:
GCTCTCCACTGCTGGGCCAATCAGAACGCTGCAGATACACTGGTCACCGGGGACCGAAAAGTAAAACAACGACAGGTCTCAGCCCGTAATGTTCACAATTTTCACTGCACAACTTTTAGCTTCAGTGGAAACACTCCCAACAGCAGCAAGTCTCCATCCACTCTGACCAAAACACACAACTCCTCACCGCCTCCCTTTCGATTCGGCCTGCGTGTGGTCCGTCATCCTGGCCCCTAGAGTCTGAAAGCATTACTGGCAGGCTTAGAGGACATCACAGAAGGGAGgaagaacagagaggagagctggggCAGGGGGATGTGGATGGAGGAGAGGGGTAACCGGGAGGTGTTAGAGTCAGGGACGTTTATGGAGAAATAAAACCATGGGAATGGGGCTGTTAGGCACAGTCACGATGGGCAGGAGGGGAGGGTGATGCTGTTGACTGAAGACTGAATTGAGAGGTAAATTGTAAAATACCGTTGTCGTGTGAGATAATCACTTTTATTCCGTTACTGGAGCGCCCAGGGTTTCTTTATTTTCAGACGGAATGGCTAGGTAGTCTGTCCTGCAGGTAAACaggtagacagagagaggcagttcTGAGAATGGAGGGCAGGGCCTCGCAGGAGCAGGTACGAGATGGCCCTTATGCAGTGAGGGATGTCACACGGAGCGCTCAACCCCATGCACGGCCACATCCTCAGTGAGCTCCCAGGCTGTCGGAGGAGAGGAGTCCTGCATCTTTTCACCAGCCCGGTTTGCTTATGGGGTTGCTATCAATCTCCACGGCTGAGAGCAAAACGGTAAGGAAATAACACTGGGAAACATGGGGGATGtgaagcagcaggagcagctaAACCCACTGATACAGAGTTTTTGGGGGGTTTGATTTTATATGATTACACTCAGCTCAGGAGcgttacattgttacatttacagtgttaCATGTCAAATGTTACAAGTGTTACATGTTTTATCTCTGACAAAACATTTGGAGTTTAACATTTAGCTGGAATGTCGTAacaagaaaaatacataaaacttaCTGCTTGACATGATTAGAAATTCCAGAGCAGTTatggacagagaaaagaaacacacacttgACTAGGACGCCTGTAGCCTCCAGAAAgcattttctgttctctttatGTTTGAGGCATGCAGGTGACTCCCGAGTCACACAGTAATACTCTTCACTATAATGTGCATGTAGAGGAGCCCCTGCCTACTGTGTCATTTCCACATACTGTAGGTAATGAGCATTCAGAATGTATGGGTCTCATCTGTTTCATATGGGTCAGTAATCAGTATCTGCGGAGAGGATCACTATGCCTCCGCTTTGCTGCTCAGCAGCCTGTATTAGTTACACCTTTAATGGCATAAAATGATTGATATGATCGAAAAGCATAAAGCATCCCACGCCGATGATTAAAGAAGCCCATTATCCCTGCGCTGTTAAATATCCATCTGTTTAAAACACACCTTAATGTATGGCGGATCGCCAACGCGCCGCAGTATGTCTGGTGGCCACGTCTCATCAAACGTGTCTGCACATGCAGCCCGGCTTACGCAATGCAATTGATAGCAGATAAAAAGGCTTGTGAGGCGTTAGTGAGCCGGAGATCATCCTGGTGCACACCACTGCACAACATCTACAAACAAGGCAATTATGTGCTTGAGTGTGGATGCAGACGGCATGTTCCATCCATTTACCTGTCCATCCAGCCTCCCACATTGATCACCCAGCCTGGAGAGGCACATTTCACTCAACTCTGACAGCCAAAGCCTCATCTGGCTGACTCTCACACTCCCACAACACTTCCTGACGGTTTTGGCAAATTTCTCTGCTTCAGTATGGGCCCTGACTCATGCTCACAAGAAACTCTCCAAAAAGCCTGAAAATCAATGATTCTGGACCATCAGCACTGCCTGAAGCCTAACTCTTCATAGCAATTCTATCGACAGACTGGTATTAGTGGCAGTATATTTACCTGCTTTTATCCACTCCACTGTCCTCTCATCTGTGCCCTGAAACTGAACTTTCAATACATTTATAGAAATTATTGTGATTAGTAATATCATCGTGTCATTTAGATTATATATTTAGGGTGGGTTTTAGGGTTTACAATACAGAAGACAATGTTAGCGATGATGGCTGTAACATGTTAGcaatctgacacaaaaaaagtttcaaaagaGCAGAAGAACAACAGCCAACAGAACTTTCCCAGTTGGAAAGGCACTGATTGAGACGTGAGTGGCTGAAAATTTAGAGAGATGGAAAAGCTGAATTCCCGTTTAAGGGTCCATGTAAGAGAGGGCCAGTGATGGCAAGACTACAGCTGCGATGTGGCTCAGATACAGCTCTAGCTCTTTCCTTCTGTTGTACCACTAAAGAGCAACAGAGCTGAATATGGCAGGACTTCTCCATGATGCCGTTCCTATGGATTATGGGAGCTGTAGTTTACTCAGGAGGCCAGGTGACCCATGGAGTtgagctgatcctggatcagtgggATAGGGCTCTCACTGCACCCCTGTATCTGAGAACCACCGAGGAATCTGCAGAGCAGACGGACTGCATTGTAGGCCCGCCCTGCATCACTGAGCGCACCTGGTGCAGGTAGGTCTGAGACAGAGACGTACTGCCATTATCTCCTGCTCAGGTTTCTGTCCCGTTATGCTCATTCTGCAGGTTGCGTGCTGCACTCCGCCCTGGTCTGAGAGAGGATGGTGCTACATGTGCGCATAGGGAATAGCTGACAAAACCAACACCAAAGAGTCAGTGTGCTCCTCTGCATTTCTGGAACATGGGGGGTAACAACTCAGAAAATTCCTGCTGGTACATTAACACACAACAGTGTACAGTAACAACTTGATGGATTTTGAACAAACTGAAAATCAGACTGATTTCAGTTCCACAGTCATAATATATCTAAGGAAAATAAAGACCATGTTGACCTAAAAATAGCCAGTCAGCTGGTGtttgtacatgaaaaaaataaatatccaaGCCTGTCATAAATTGAGCAGATGGCAAACCCAGGGGTCACATacgcaaacactcacacactcctcacacacactccacgcacacacacactccacgcacacactccacgcacacacactcctcacacacactccacacacacactccacacacacactccacacacacactccacacacacacacacacacgcacacacacacacacacacacacacacacacacacacactcctcacacacactacaaacacacactacaaacacacactccacacacatacactcctcacacacacacactccacacacacactcctcacacacactcctcacacacactctacacacacactcctcacaaaCACCCTGACAGACgccccacacaaacactccaGTTCTGTATATAACACAAAGCCTGCCCATCTGAGGGAAAGCTGACCATGTCAATCAGCCCCACCCGTGTGTTTGTACGAATAGCGGAGCTGCAGAGCTCCCTGAAGCTATGGCACAGTCAGCGCAGGTATACCCTGCTGCCCACCTCAACTTCCACAAGCTGACCCAGGAAGTAACCACCCAGCCTGCTCAGTTTCTATTTTACAGcatgctgttttcacaggaatggcttcctccacttcctccactTATAATTGGAACTTTTTACTCCACTTTTATCTGACAATCTGAAACACCAGGTAAACATGTGATACCATTTCATAGAATGTGATAGACTATGAAACCCCATCACAGAAAGTGACATCACATTTATCAAAATGCATCCCTCACTGGTGCGGACACTTCCTTCAGCTGGGCAATACCGGTTGAGAGTCAGACTTACGCGTTGTCCTGCGCTTGCTCGTCAGACTTGGATATCTTCCTGTAGCAGTAAATCATCTCCACCAGGAGCCAGAAGGTGAGGAACACGAGCAGAACGTACATCATGATCTCGGAGTACAGGGCGGTCGTGTCTTCAATGGCTGCTCGACagcaagacaaacacacaccccccgAACCGTCAGGACACTGCAGGCCGCGTTGCgtgctctcacacaccaccTGAGACAGCTTTTCCATCTAAAGCAGACATTTTCTAACAGACTTCTGACGTCAGCAGGCATGGTAACATACTGCCAAAACAGTGAGACTTTGTGAATCACTTGGGAAAAAATGTGGACTATGAGGGCACATTATTTGTAAGAGCTGTTTATAACTCTTTCgacacactccaaaaaaaatgttaacaatggCTGAGTGGCCATACTGCGGGATTACAAATGAAACCAGTTTTATAGCAGCAAACTCTGTTACATGTGTGACCACAACAGTGCTAAACTCTATCAAAGTACTAAACTGTCTCCCAGTACTAAACTCTGTCCCAGTATTAAACTCTCTCCCTATCCTAAACTCTATCCCAGTACTAAAGTGTCTCCTAGTACTAAACTCTCTCTGAGTAAAAAACTCTACAAGTACTAAACTCCCTGTAGCAATAATCAGAATTATGGGGGCAGGCTTTTGAGAGTCAAGTCAGCTGATGAAGCAGCTAACAGAAAGAGGACATAGCGTTCAGAGaagagcaattttttttttcttttttcattttctctcactgcTTCTGAAGTGCCGacaatgaaaacactgtttaGAGCAAAAGATGCCAGCAGTTACAGGTTGAGCCAAATGTGTTCATCTTGAAATAAAAAGTGTCATCTACAGAcctgcctctccatctcccagTGACAGCCCTGTAAAACCTAGTGTGTTCTAAAGCAGAACAAATCTACCACACAAATCCCACTTGGCTCTGGAGAAATGGTGTACTCCAAACATCCCATCTGCAGCCCTTCCAGTTCTCCAATTTTGGAAAGGTCAACAGCACAgttttaaatgtgaaacagttcatttgtgtcccaagcaaatgaaaaaaaaaattacaatctCAAGTGAATGGATGATGATAATGCATGCTTTGTGTCCAGAccatagattttttttggtattttctgttttttggtaTGCTCTATTTTAGTAATTTATGAGATATTCCAAAGACCCTATGGTCTCAAGCTCAATATTCTTCACTACCAAATGATCAGATGCTTTTTTAGTaaccaaaaaaaatctatttagaatgcatttttatttttaaccagcATGCATTGCACATTCATCTGCATTTTTTCGAGGACACAAATGCAGGTGTGCTGTCGGTACAATTATAAGGTCATTTAGCATTACCATATGCATAAAACACCGGCTAAATATTGTAGCACACCTCAGTGTAGCACAAAGGCACGTGTGCTGATGccactgtgtttcttttcagtttgcCGGGTGAATACATTCCAGCCAGGAAGTAAACATCGTTAACTCACACATTaagtctctctccttccccaaaccccacacacatagacatgttCTCAACAACTCTAGGGCTTTGCCCTAACATTATGCTAACAGGTGTAAACATGCAGACACGGCAGCTGCACATTTCGGTAAAAATGCCATAAACAACACGGTCTCCAACGTTCCCTGGTTGCTACAATAAATAGACACGTAAAGTCTACCATTCGCATACCGAAAAGTATGCGTGATCACAGCGGTTCTCAGCCTGTGTAGCATCTCCATAAAAGATTAACAGCTCAATGCTATTCCACGCTTCTCTGTGGGAAATAAATTTAAAGACATAATATTGGGTAGTACAGCCACAGTCTGATGCTTACTTGGATCAGCCGTGGTCTATTAGCAGTAgtgcaataataaaataaggGTTTGGAACAATAGCATGTTTGTTTGGATGTGTTATTTGAACTGCAGGATTCGCGCAGCGTACACTGTGTCTGATTGAGATGAGAACCGCTGTGCTGTGATCAGGTGTATGATCAGGTGTCAGACAGCATTGAGTGGGCTGTGGTATCTGTTTCAGCTAACATCCATTAATCATCTCCAAATGAATTTATCTCTTTCCCCTGTGATATTACACAACTGAGCATTTACAATGTCAGGAATGGAAACAGTGCTCCAAACACACAGTGGTTTGAACCATGCCAGGTCTTACTGCAAGCAGCGTAGCATACAAACAGTAAGCTGCCCCTTGGTAAAACCCGAAATGGCAAAAACCCCTATGCACTGGGAGTGCTGATTCTATCTCTGCAATGGGCTTTTACTTCAAGAGATGTTTACTGTCAATATCTGGGGATCATATATGCTAATGTGTGGCAGTCGTAAGTCTCTGAGCAGTTAGCTGGGATAAAAACCCGCTCACACCACAGACACCCACTCAGCTGCAGTCTGGCTTCCTGTGACAGGAAATGCAGAAGACATGTTGTTAGTTTGTGGTGTGTACAgttatgggggaaaaaaaaaaactaaatttgtTAGGCAGCGATTTCTGCCACCAGGTCAGATCACAACTGCATAACCCTCCATTAAGATGGAGCTAAATCATCTCTATCTGCTCTTCCTCTGGGTCCCACTCTCAAAAAGCAGATAGAGATTCTGTACTCTGAatgcatgtgtaaatatattcaaatatacacaCTAGATGGTATATTCAATCAAGCCAAGATCAGATACATATATACAGCAATCTCAAGACAGGCAtccataaaataaaagaaacaaacctTATTCTGTACATTACCCTATAAAACAGACAGTAACTGTAGTTGGTTAGACAAAACCCATCACTTGCAAATAAGTGATCTCCAATTAGCAGTAAGCTTTGATAAtatgagaaaacacaaagatAAACAATTATTCAAACAACACAATACTGTACAATGTCAAATCTTTTGCAGTGAATGTAAAAGTGTCTGACTTATATAGCAGAACGACATATACCCAAATTATGATGAAAACACTGCAAGTCACATTTGGTACTAATATAATACCAAAGCACAAAAGATGACGTGCGTGGACAGTGAACGATACACAGAGACACTTGAAAGCTGAAGAGAAAAGCTCGGACTGTCTTACCTTCCTTGTGCACCTCCAGATTGATGGTCTTGAAGTAAGTGAATGAGGGTGTGTAGAAGTCAAAGTTAAACTTGCGGAAGACCTCACACCTGTAGGTGCCTGTGTCGTTGAGCGTGACGTTGATGATGCTGATGGACACGTCCTGCAGGTCTTTGCTGCCATTCCACAGCAGACGGCCCTTCCAGGGGCCCTCCACCTCCTGCGGCTGTCCATCGTACAGGTAGAtctgcgggggggggcaggtgagcCGAGCACAACGTCCCTGAGCTTCCTCCTCTACCCTCTTTATTTCACttctttttccctccatttttaTACAGGGAGCGGTGACACACCAGACCCCCAGTTACATAGAgccatgttctctctctctgtggtgtctTCTGTTAGACTCATACTGTGCCTACAGATACCTCACTTACAGTATCCACCGCTACCAAAAGCCTCTCTGTGTGGATGGGAGGATAAATGGTTTGATGAAGGGGTAAGACGGATGGAGACATGTATGCAGTACGGAACAGGACATAACAGTGCAGAACGTGAGATGAGAGGAAATATCTGTGTGCTGCAAAGCTTCGTTACAGTTtgctcacacacattcaaattcacTCTTCTACAGTTCCACACATTTCAGATGACTGTAATTTTTTCCAGTTAGCTAGGAAGATCACTTTCATGAAGACCAACATAGTCACATGACATGGCTCCACCAATCAAATTAAATCTGCCTCACTACCTCACAACTGTAAGGGGCATGGTAGGGGAACAATGGCCTGTGTTACTCAACAAACTCACACCCCCAGTCTGTGGGGGTCTGCAGAATGCAATGACAGGTGAAAAGGAGAAATCCAAACATTTTAAAGCTCTAAAGGCTTAATTATCCATGTACATAAAGCACATCCATCACGGGGACGGGCAGGAGGGCAGGGGAGACTCACCGGGATGTCTTCACCTTTGGGAGAGACGTAGTACCA
This genomic interval carries:
- the scn3b gene encoding sodium channel subunit beta-3 isoform X2; the protein is MPSPPWRPSPRGFSLPRTPKKMIQTRILLQFLPFLILVVQVSRPVCVEVPSETEAVLGNPTKLTCISCMMREEVNAETRVDWYYVSPKGEDIPIYLYDGQPQEVEGPWKGRLLWNGSKDLQDVSISIINVTLNDTGTYRCEVFRKFNFDFYTPSFTYFKTINLEVHKEAIEDTTALYSEIMMYVLLVFLTFWLLVEMIYCYRKISKSDEQAQDNATDYLAIPSENKETLGAPVTE
- the scn3b gene encoding sodium channel subunit beta-3 isoform X1, producing MSFMSGRPSPRGFSLPRTPKKMIQTRILLQFLPFLILVVQVSRPVCVEVPSETEAVLGNPTKLTCISCMMREEVNAETRVDWYYVSPKGEDIPIYLYDGQPQEVEGPWKGRLLWNGSKDLQDVSISIINVTLNDTGTYRCEVFRKFNFDFYTPSFTYFKTINLEVHKEAIEDTTALYSEIMMYVLLVFLTFWLLVEMIYCYRKISKSDEQAQDNATDYLAIPSENKETLGAPVTE
- the scn3b gene encoding sodium channel subunit beta-3 isoform X3, with the translated sequence MSFMSGRPSPRGFSLPRTPKKMIQTRILLQFLPFLILVVQVSRPVCVEVPSETEAVLGNPTKLTCISCMMREEVNAETRVDWYYVSPKGEDIPIYLYDGQPQEVEGPWKGRLLWNGSKDLQDVSISIINVTLNDTGTYRCEVFRKFNFDFYTPSFTYFKTINLEVHKEAIEDTTALYSEIMMYVLLVFLTFWLLVEMIYCYRKISKSDEQAQDNAY